The Amycolatopsis sp. NBC_01480 genome segment GTACGCGCCGATCGCGGAGAGCGAGAAGTTCCGCATCGAGTACTGGGCGCTGGAAGAGGCCAAGCTGAAGCGGCTGCCGAAGCCGAAACCGCTGGCCGGGCGGATCGCGTTGGTCACCGGGGCTGGTTCGGGGATCGGGAAGGCGATCGCCGAGCGCCTCGCGGCCGAGGGCGCGTGTGTCGCGATCGCGGACCTGAACGCGGACGCGGCGGCCGAAGTGGCGCAAGGCATCGGCGGGCCGGACAAGGCCGTCGCGGTGACCGCGGACGTCACCGATGCCGGCGCCGTGCAGGCCGCGGTGGACGCGACCGTGCTGGCATTCGGCGGGATCGACCTGGTGGTGAACAACGCCGGGCTGTCCATCTCGAAGCCGTTGCTGGAGACCACCGAACGCGATTGGGACCTCCAGCACGACGTGATGGCCAAGGGCTCGTTCCTGGTCTCGCAGGCCGCGGCGAAGGCGATGGTCGCGCAGGGCATCGGCGGCGACATCGTGTACATCTCGTCGAAGAACTCGGTGTTCGCCGGGCCCAACAACGTCGCGTACGGCGCGGCGAAGGCCGACCAGGCGCACCAGGTCCGGCTGCTGGCGGCCGAGCTGGGCGGGCACGGCATCCGGGTCAACGGCGTGAACCCCGACGGCGTCGTCCGCGGCTCCGGCATCTTCGCCGGCGGCTGGGGCGCGCAGCGGGCCGCGGTGTACGGCGTGCCGGAGGAGAAGCTCGGCGAGTTCTACGCCCAGCGCACCATCCTCAAGCGCGAGGTGCTGCCCGAGCACGTGGCCGCCGCGGTCTTCGCGCTCACCGGCGGCGACCTGACCCACACCACCGGGCTGCACGTGCCGGTGGACGCCGGCGTGGCCGCCGCGTTCCTTCGCTGAGGCTCGCACCGCGGAGACTCCGCCCGCTGAGGCTCCGCCCGCGGGAGGCTCGCACCACCGGAACGCAGCGGATGACGCTTTCGCTGCACTCGGCGCAGGGAAAGCGTCATCCGCTGCAACAAGACACGACAGGAGAGAGGGCACCATGACCGACACACTCGACGGGATCGGCCGGATCACCCCGCGCCGCACCCGCGTCGGCCTGGTGGCCGGCGGGCTCGGCGCGTACTGGCCGCAGTTCCCGGAGCTGCTGCCGCAGTTGCAGGCCTCGGCGCGGCGGGTGTCCGCACGACTGTCCGATATGGACTGTGAGGTGATCGACGCCGGCTTCGTCTCCGACGCCCAGGAAGGCGCGGCGGCCGCGGAGAAGCTGCGAGTGGCCGATTGCGACCTGATCATCGGGTTCCTCACCACGTACCTGACCTCCAGCATGCTGGCCCCGATCGCGCAGCGCAGCGGCTCGCCCGTGCTGCTGCTGAACCTGCAGCCGACCGAGGCGATGGACCACGCGAGCTTCGACACCGGCGCATGGCTGGCATACTGCGGCGCCTGCCCGTTGCCGGAGATGGCGAACACCTTCCGGCGCGTCGGCGTCGAGTTCCGCTCGGTGTCGGGGTACCTGGAGGACGAGCGGGCCTGGACGCGGATCGGGCGGTGGATCAAGGCGGCGGGCGTGCGGGCGGCGTTCCGGCACGGCCGCCACGGCCTGCTGGGCCACCTGTACCCGGGCATGATGGACGTCTCCACAGATCCCACGCTCGTCTCGGCGCAGCTCGGCGGGCACGTCGAGATCCTGGAGGTCGACGACCTGCGCGTGCGCGTGGAGCAGGTCACCGAGGCCGAGACGAGCGAGCGGATGGCGCTCGCGCGCAAAGTGTTCACTGTGGATGATTCCGTAGCGGACGAAGACTTCGCCTGGGGCGCCCAGGTTTCCGTCGCGCTCGACCGGCTGGTGGCCGACTTCGGCCTGGACTCGCTGGCCTACTACCACCGCGGCCTCGACGGCGAGACGCACGAGCGCGTCGGCGCTGGCTTCATCCTCGGCGCCTCGCTGCTCACTGCGCGCGGCATCCCGGCCGTCGGGGAGTACGAGCTGCGCACCTCGCTGGCGATGCTCCTGATGGACCGCCTCGGCGCGGGCGGCTCGTTCACCGAGCTGCAGGCGCTCAACTTCCGCGACAACGTGGTGGAGATGGGCCACGACGGCCCCGCGCACCTGGCGATCAGCGCGAGCCGGCCGCTGCTGCGCGGGCTCGGGGTGTACCACGGCAAACGCGGCTGGGGTGTGTCCGTCGAGTTCGACGTGAAGCACGGGCCGGTGACGTTGTGCGGCCTCGCGCAGGGGCGCGACGGCACGTTCTCGATCGTCGCGTCGGAGGGCGAGGTGGTGCCCGGCCCGCTGCTGGAGATCGGCAACACCACCTCGCGCGTCGACTTCGGCTGCGACCCGGGGGAGTGGACCGACGCGTGGTCGGCCAGCGGCATCGCGCACCACTGGGCGCTGGGCACCGGGCACCGGGTCGGTGAGCTGACCGCGGTGGCCGACCTGCTGGGGCTGGACCTGACCGTGGTGCGGGTGTGAAACGGCTGGCCGCGGTCGACCTGGGCGCGTCCAGCGGGCGCGTGATGGCCGGCTCGGTCGGGCCGGGGCACCTGGCGATCGAGGAGGTGCGGCGCTTCCCGAACGGCGCCGTGCGCGCGGCCGGGACGCTGTACTGGGACGTGCTCGGCCTGCACCGCGAAATCCTCGCCGGCCTCGGCGAGGCGCACCGCGCCGGACCGCTGGACGGCATCGGCATCGACTCGTGGGCGGTGGACTACGGGCTGCTCGACGCGCACGGGAACCTGCTCGGCAACCCCGTGCACTACCGCGACGCGCGCACCGAAGGCGTGCTGGAGCGCGTCGTGCGGACGGTGCCGGAGCGGGAGCTGTTCGACGTCACCGGGCTGCAGCAGCTGCCCTTCAACACGCTGTACCAGCTGGTGTCCGAAGCCGACCGGCTGAACACCGCGTCCACCCTGCTGCTGATCCCGGACCTGCTGGCCTACTGGCTCACCGGGCAGGCCGGGGCCGAGCACACCAACGCCTCCACCACACAGCTCTACGACGTGCGAGCGCGGGCCTGGGCGGTCGAGCTGGCCGAGCGCGTCGGCATTCCGGCCCGGCTGCTGCCGCCGTTGCGCGAGCCGGGGGAGCGGATCGGCACGCTGCTGCCGGACCTGGCCGCCGAGCTGGCGCTGCCGGAGCTGCCGGTGGTCGCGGTCGGCTCGCATGACACCGCGTCGGCCGTGGTCGCGGTGCCGGCCGAGCCCGGCGCGAATTTCGCGTACATCTCGTCGGGCACCTGGTCGCTGGCCGGGCTGGAGCTGGACCGGCCGGAGCTGGGCGACGCCGCGCTGGCCGCGAACTTCACCAACGAGGGCGGCGTCGACGGCACGATCCGGTTCCTGCGCAACGTGATGGGCCTGTGGGTGCTCACCGAGACCCTGCGGACGTGGGCCGCCCGGGGCGAGCGGGCCGAGCTGGCCGAGGTGCTCGCCGAAGCCGCCGCCGCGCCGCCGCTCGCCGCCGTGGTGGATGTGGACGCGCCCGCGTTCCTGCCGCCCGGGGACATGCCGGCGCGCATCGCCGCCGCCTGCCGGGAGACCGGGCAGCGGCCGCCGGAAACGCGCGGCGAGGTCGTCCGGTGCATTGTGGACAGTCTCGCGCTGGCCTACCGCCGCACGGTCCGGCAGGCCGCGCGCCTGGCGGGCCGGACGGTCGACGTGGTCCATGTCGTCGGCGGCGGCGCCCGCAACACCCTGCTGTGCCAGCTGACCGCCGACGCGTGCGAGGCCCCGGTGCTGGCCGGGCCGGTCGAGGCAGCCGCGCTGGGCAACGTGCTGGTGCAGGCCCGTACGCTGGGCGCCGATCTGCCGGATCTGGACGCGATGCGCGAGTTGATCCGTCGGACACAGCCGCTGCGCCGGTACCTGCCTACGGGCGGGGACTGGGCCGCGGCCGAAGCGCGGCTGCACTCTGCGGATGCGTGAAGACCCGCCTGTTTCGGCGTGAGCCTGCCTCCTGCGCGGTGTTGTTCACGCGCGCCCATGCGGTGCTCGGCTGCCTCCGTCCACATCGGACGGAGGCAGCACGAGCGCACGAGAGGTCAGGCGCCGGCACTCATGGTGGTCAGCGTCTGGACCGCGCTCTTCGCCGCGGCTTCGTCGGCCGGATCCGGTTGCGCGAGGGTGTGCTGCGTGCAGCCCAGCAGCTGCAGCGACGCCCGCAACCGCAGCGTCAGGAAACGCAGCAGGCCGACGCCGGTCGCGGAGTCGGGGGACGGGGCGTTGCGCAGCAGGGTCCGGTCGGCCGTCAGCCGGGGCAGCCCGACGGTGCGCAGATCGCGGCAGTAGGCCCGGGTGGTGTCGGTGCGGGGGTTCAGCGCGGGCTGGTCGACCCCGGCCCGGTACAGGTTCGTCTTGCGCACGTTCGGGACCCCGTTGACGAGGGTCATCGGGTCCCCCGGCGGCACCAGCGCGACCGGCGCGGGCTGGTGCGCCGCGGCCTGCAGCTCGTTCAGCGCGAGTGAGGTCGTGCTGCCGGTTCCGGTGGTGAGGTCCTTCGCGGTGAACGGTGTGCAGCCGAAAGCCGGATCGACGAACGCGTCCAGCAGCCGGTTGTCGCTGCCGTTGGCCAGTGTCGTCACCGGGCCGAGCTGGGCGGAGCCCGCGGTGCCGTCCTGCGCGGTCCGCCCGTCCTGGGTGGCCACGTAGGTGGTCGTCACGTTGTCGCTCTGGTCCTGGTCGACGAGGGAGAAGTCCCGCGTGGTCGGGCAGGGGTGCCCGTCGCGGGCGACCCCGAGCGCGGGCACGGTCAGCTTGCCCGCGCGCTCGGCCGCGCCGGTGGCGGCGAAGAACCGGGCCGCCCCGCACTGCGCGAACTGACCGAAGGGGGAGCCCGCGACGCCGTTCACGCACTGGCCGCTGCGCAGGGAGCCGCCGGTGCCACCGAGGGTCAGCGTCCCGCCGTTGCTGCCGAACCACAGCCCGACCACGGCGCCCGCGGGCAGGACCGGGACCACGGGCGGGGCGGCGGGGGCGGTCCCGTCGTCGATCACCAGCGGCCGGTAGACCGACAGCGCGCCCGTGGCCGGATCGAGGACCGTGGCCTCGACGAACGCCGACTGCAGCGGGTTCGCCTCGGTGCAGGGCCCGTCGGCGGGGTTGGTCGCGCTGAGCCGGTACGGCGTCGCCAGGCCGTTCGCCGAAAGCGGGTTCGCGGGTACGGAAACGGTGCACGCCGGGTTCGGCACGGCCACCGTCGCCGGCGAGGGCGTCCTGGGTGCGGCCACCGCAACGCCGATCACGGCCAGTGACAAGGCGGCGACTGTCGCGCCCAGCCGGATCGGCGTGACCTGGCCGAGCAAGCGTGCTTTTCGATGATCAGGATAGTGTTTCGGCACCGTGCTGCCTTTCTGCGGATTGGGGAAGTCCCTCACCCGGCGAAGGACGCTAACACGGATAACGGAATGATCACATTGCTTCCGGTAAGAATATTTACCGTGACCTCCGAATAACGCTCCGGAGTCTATGAAGTCGGGACGGAAACCTTCCTAAGCACGGGTTTTGTGGTGTAACTTGGCTGCCCGTAACCCGTTAGTGATCTGCTGTGTCGCGTGGAGTCTTGTGTGTTTACTGATCTTTCACTCAGCGTCCTCGCGGACTCGCCACATGATCTCGGTGTGCACGAGGTCGCCGCGCTTTCGGCCCGGTTGTCCTTTGCGTTCCTTTGCCTCGGCCTGTCCTGGGGCGTGTTCACCAGTACCGGCTGGCTGGAGCGGCTGACCGGTCGGCAGGCCACTCGCAGTAGTCACCAGGTGCTGGTGACCACGGCGCTCGCCTTCGGGATGCTGCACGCGCTGGCCTTCCTGCTGATGTGGGACCGGCCGTTCTCGCTCGCCGCGCTGACCATCCCGATGTGGTTCGGCGGCTGGGGCGAGGCCGCCGGGGTCGCCGGGCTGGAGCTGATGCTGGCCGTCCTGGTGTCCACCGGGCTGCAGCGGTTCCTGCGCTACCGGCGATGGCTCGCGGTGCACCGGCTGGCCTACCCGGCGGTCGCGCTCTGCGTGGCGCACGCGTTCGTCGGAGCCTGGGTCGACGGCCACCTGGCCGGGTTGTGGCTGGCCGGGCTGCTGTTCGCCGTGCCCGCGGCGCTGACCGCCGTCCTCCGGTTCCTCTCGCCCGGCGTGCTCGCCGGGCTCGGGCTGCTGGAGGCGCGACGGTGACGGGCCGCGTACGGGTCAGCGTCGACAACCACCGGTGCCACCGCTACGGGCTGTGCCAGACCGAAGCGCCCGCTGTGTTCGAGATCGGCCAAGACGGGCGCCTGCGGTACCAGCGCCGTCCGGTGGACAGCGAGCGGGCGCCGGTCCTGATGGCGGCGCGCTGCTGCCCGATGCAGGCCATCACGATCGAGGAGCGGGACGCGTGAGCCGCGAGCGGATCGTCGTCGCCGGGGCCGGGCTGGCGGGCCTGCGGGCCGCCGAACGGTTGCGGGAGCTCGGTTTCGAGGGCGAGCTGGTGATGATCGGCGACGAGCCGCACCGCCCGTACCGCCGGCCCGCGCTGTCGAAGGAGTTCCTGCTCGGCGAGCTCACGGCGCGCGAGCTGGACCTGCGCAGCTACGAGGAGCTCGACGCCGTCTGGCGGCTCGGTGCGCGGGTCGAGGGGCTGGACCCCCGGCGGCGGACCCTCGAACTGCCGGGCGGCGAGCCGATGACCTACGACGGGCTGGTCATCGCCACCGGAGTGCAGGCCCGGCACCCGCCGGGCCTGCCGCTGCACGATCCGCGGGTCCGGGCCTTCCGGACGCTCGAAGACGCGCTGGCCCTGCAGCGTGCGCTGCGCGCGAGCGACCTCCCGGTCCTCGTCCTCGGGGGCGGGTTCATCGCGAGCGAACTGGCGGCGGCCCTGCGCGGCTCGGGCCGCGACGTGGTTTTGGTCTCCCGGTCCCCGGTGCTGATGGGCCCGGCCTTCGGCGACGAGCTCGGCGCCGCGGTGGGCCGGCTCCACGAGTCCCGCGGGGTCCAGCTGGAGCTCGGCACCCAGGTGTCCAACTGGCTGCTGCGGGACTGGGGAGTCGGCGCCCACCTGTCCACCGGAAGGCTGGTCGTCGCGGGCGCGGTGGTGATCGCGAACGGCAGCGTGCCCGCGACCGGGTTCCTGCGCGGCTCGGGCCTGGACGTGACCGACGGGGTGCTCGCGGGACCGGCCTGTCACGTCGACGGTGCCGAGGACGTCGTGGTGGCCGGTGACGTCGCGCGCTGGCCGAACCTGCGGTTCGACGAAGTGCCGCGCCGGATCGAGCACTGGCTCAACGCGGTCGAGATGGGCCGCGCCGCGGCCGACGGCCTGCTCGCGGGGCCGGCGTCCGCGGCCCCGTACTGCCCGGTGCCGCGGTTCTGGTCCGAGCTCTACGGCATTCGCTTCCAGTCCGCCGGCATGCCCGGCCTCGGTGACCACACCATCCCGCTGGGCGGCGACCCGGTGCGGCGCAGCGGGGTGCTGGGCTATCGCGACGACCGCGGGCTGCTCGGGGTGATCGGCCGCGACAGCCCCCGCAAGATGGTGAAGTGGACCAGCCTGCTCCAGCAGGGGCGGCGCCCGCGCGTCCGGCGGCACCCAGCGCGTTCCGCCGGCGTCGCGTGATCCCGGCCCCGGTGTGGCGTTGAGTGCTCCAGCCGGCCAGACCGGGCAGGCCGGGCGTCCGGAAAGACTTCGGCTTCCCGTCCGTTGTGCACGGAGCGGGCGTACTGGTTCCGGCCCGGTGCATTGTGGACAGTCTCGCGCCGGACCGTCCGCCAGGCCGTGGTGCGGGCGGCCGTGACCAGTAGCATCAGCGGCGACCGGTCACGAGAAAAGGGGAGCGATGCCCGCCGAACTGGAGCTGATCCGCGCGGAACTGGCAGCCGACCCGGACAACGCCTGGGCGCGGGAGCTGGGCTACGAGCCGGTGTTCGCGGCGGCGCCGGGCGCGCGGATCGCGCTGATCGGGCAGGCCCCCGGCCGCAAGGCGCAGGAGAGCGGCGTGCCGTGGGACGACGCGAGCGCTGTTGCCAATTCGACCGGAAGCAGGCGGACACGGGCTGCAGCCGATCGGCTTGCCGGAACCGTTTCCGCCGTGGCTGTAGTCGGATTGGCAACGAACTGCACAGTAAGCTGCGTGAGTGGCTCGGCGTGACCGACGAGCAGTTCTACGACCCCGCGCTGTTCGCCATCCTGCCCATGGACTTCTACTTCCCCGGCAAGGGCGCCTCCGGCGATCTGCCGCGCAAGGACTTCGCGCCCCGCTGGCACCCGCGGCTGCTCGGCCGGCTGCCGGACATCGCGTTGACGCTGCCGGTCGGCGGGTACGCGCAGAAGTTCTACCTGGGGGCCTCGGCCGGGACGAACCTGACCGAGACCGTCCGCGCGTACCGGGATTACCTGCCGTCGAAGCTGCCGCTGGTGCACCCGTCACCGCTGAACTTCCGGTGGCAGAAGAAGAATCCGTGGTTCGAGGCCGACGTCGTGCCCGCCTTGCGCGCGAGGGTGCGTGAAGTGCTCGCCTGAGGCGGTCCACTGTCCACTGTCCACTGTGAATAGTGGACAGTGGACGGCATCAGGCGCGGATCGGCCGGTGCAGCTCGTCCCAGGAAGGCACGCGCGGGGCGAAACGCAGTGACAGCCCGGCCTCGGCTGGGGTCCGGTCGCCCTTGCGGGCGTTGCAGCTGCGCGCCGTGCCGCCGCACGCCGCGACCGTGTTGAGCCAGCTGGTGCGCTCGCCGCCGCGGGACAGCGGCAGCACGTGGTCGACCGTGGTGGCGCGGCGGCCGCAGTAGGCGCACTCGTGGCCGTCCCGCTGCAGCACGCCCCGGCGCGACCAGCGCGGCGGGCCGGAGTAGCGCCACTTCATCACCACGTAGCGCACCAGCCGGACGACCTTCGGGCGCGGGAACAGCCCGCCGAAATCGGTGCCGTCGGTCTCGTGGACCACCGCCACGTCGCGCACCAGCATGCGTATCGCGTGGGCGACGGACACGGTGTGCAGGGGCTCGTAGCCGGCATTGAGGACCAGTACTCCCATGGCGACGGGCACCTCCCTTCGGGATTCGGGCGAGCGGGACTCGGGCGGGTGAAAACGAAAAAAGCCGCCCGGCTCGGTTTCCCGACGGGCGGCTCCCTGCGTGCGACGCGCTGGGCACGTCACGGCGGGGAGCCTGGGTTCGCTAGGGCACACAACGGGCAAAGCTCGTCGCACACGAAGGCGCGCGTGCGGCTGCGCGCCTGGTGCATGGCCTTGCCGGGCATCGGGGACTCCTCGTTCGCGGACGTGGTCATCATGACCGACGCCGGACCGGCCCGTCAACGCCGATAACGTTGCGGTTGCCAGGTCAGGCGCTCAGGCGGGGCCGTTGGCATCCATTGTGGACATCTCCGGCGTCAGCGCGGCACCGTGGACAGGAGCAGTGCGAACGCGTCCTCGACGGCAGGCGCCAGCGCCTCCGGGTCCGGCCCGGCGACGGCGCGGCCCGAGCGGACACACGCCAGCGCGAGGTGGGCGGCCACCGTCGCCTCCAGTTCGGGCATGCCCTGGGCCCGCAGCGTGCTGACCATCGCGTCGGCCAGGTTCAGCAGCTTGCGTTCGCTGCGGTCGTGCAGCTCCGGGTTGTCGCTGACGAGCTGCATGTGCAGGCGGTAGCGCTTCGCGTCGGCAGTGATCGCCTCGCAGATCGCGCGGACGGCGGCCCTCGACT includes the following:
- a CDS encoding L-fucose/L-arabinose isomerase family protein gives rise to the protein MTDTLDGIGRITPRRTRVGLVAGGLGAYWPQFPELLPQLQASARRVSARLSDMDCEVIDAGFVSDAQEGAAAAEKLRVADCDLIIGFLTTYLTSSMLAPIAQRSGSPVLLLNLQPTEAMDHASFDTGAWLAYCGACPLPEMANTFRRVGVEFRSVSGYLEDERAWTRIGRWIKAAGVRAAFRHGRHGLLGHLYPGMMDVSTDPTLVSAQLGGHVEILEVDDLRVRVEQVTEAETSERMALARKVFTVDDSVADEDFAWGAQVSVALDRLVADFGLDSLAYYHRGLDGETHERVGAGFILGASLLTARGIPAVGEYELRTSLAMLLMDRLGAGGSFTELQALNFRDNVVEMGHDGPAHLAISASRPLLRGLGVYHGKRGWGVSVEFDVKHGPVTLCGLAQGRDGTFSIVASEGEVVPGPLLEIGNTTSRVDFGCDPGEWTDAWSASGIAHHWALGTGHRVGELTAVADLLGLDLTVVRV
- a CDS encoding rhamnulokinase; this translates as MAAVDLGASSGRVMAGSVGPGHLAIEEVRRFPNGAVRAAGTLYWDVLGLHREILAGLGEAHRAGPLDGIGIDSWAVDYGLLDAHGNLLGNPVHYRDARTEGVLERVVRTVPERELFDVTGLQQLPFNTLYQLVSEADRLNTASTLLLIPDLLAYWLTGQAGAEHTNASTTQLYDVRARAWAVELAERVGIPARLLPPLREPGERIGTLLPDLAAELALPELPVVAVGSHDTASAVVAVPAEPGANFAYISSGTWSLAGLELDRPELGDAALAANFTNEGGVDGTIRFLRNVMGLWVLTETLRTWAARGERAELAEVLAEAAAAPPLAAVVDVDAPAFLPPGDMPARIAAACRETGQRPPETRGEVVRCIVDSLALAYRRTVRQAARLAGRTVDVVHVVGGGARNTLLCQLTADACEAPVLAGPVEAAALGNVLVQARTLGADLPDLDAMRELIRRTQPLRRYLPTGGDWAAAEARLHSADA
- a CDS encoding ferric reductase-like transmembrane domain-containing protein produces the protein MHEVAALSARLSFAFLCLGLSWGVFTSTGWLERLTGRQATRSSHQVLVTTALAFGMLHALAFLLMWDRPFSLAALTIPMWFGGWGEAAGVAGLELMLAVLVSTGLQRFLRYRRWLAVHRLAYPAVALCVAHAFVGAWVDGHLAGLWLAGLLFAVPAALTAVLRFLSPGVLAGLGLLEARR
- a CDS encoding ferredoxin; amino-acid sequence: MTGRVRVSVDNHRCHRYGLCQTEAPAVFEIGQDGRLRYQRRPVDSERAPVLMAARCCPMQAITIEERDA
- a CDS encoding NAD(P)/FAD-dependent oxidoreductase; the encoded protein is MSRERIVVAGAGLAGLRAAERLRELGFEGELVMIGDEPHRPYRRPALSKEFLLGELTARELDLRSYEELDAVWRLGARVEGLDPRRRTLELPGGEPMTYDGLVIATGVQARHPPGLPLHDPRVRAFRTLEDALALQRALRASDLPVLVLGGGFIASELAAALRGSGRDVVLVSRSPVLMGPAFGDELGAAVGRLHESRGVQLELGTQVSNWLLRDWGVGAHLSTGRLVVAGAVVIANGSVPATGFLRGSGLDVTDGVLAGPACHVDGAEDVVVAGDVARWPNLRFDEVPRRIEHWLNAVEMGRAAADGLLAGPASAAPYCPVPRFWSELYGIRFQSAGMPGLGDHTIPLGGDPVRRSGVLGYRDDRGLLGVIGRDSPRKMVKWTSLLQQGRRPRVRRHPARSAGVA
- a CDS encoding uracil-DNA glycosylase family protein, whose translation is MTDEQFYDPALFAILPMDFYFPGKGASGDLPRKDFAPRWHPRLLGRLPDIALTLPVGGYAQKFYLGASAGTNLTETVRAYRDYLPSKLPLVHPSPLNFRWQKKNPWFEADVVPALRARVREVLA
- a CDS encoding HNH endonuclease; this encodes MGVLVLNAGYEPLHTVSVAHAIRMLVRDVAVVHETDGTDFGGLFPRPKVVRLVRYVVMKWRYSGPPRWSRRGVLQRDGHECAYCGRRATTVDHVLPLSRGGERTSWLNTVAACGGTARSCNARKGDRTPAEAGLSLRFAPRVPSWDELHRPIRA
- a CDS encoding TetR/AcrR family transcriptional regulator, whose product is MPPLPPLRERKRRRAQEAIVDAAFALFSERGFADVTVTEIAERAEVGRTTFFRYFGDKQEVLFADEREMTDWLLSLRAEPAETPPTLREALDQSRAAVRAICEAITADAKRYRLHMQLVSDNPELHDRSERKLLNLADAMVSTLRAQGMPELEATVAAHLALACVRSGRAVAGPDPEALAPAVEDAFALLLSTVPR